In the genome of Chryseobacterium sp. 52, the window ACTGGATAGCTACATCTTTATTGTATCCTGAAAACACAAGAATCTTTAAACTTTCCTGTATACTTTTAAGTTCAGTGATCATTTTTTTATACTTTGTCCCCGGCATATCAATATCCAGGAGAAGCAGATCATAAGGATGGGCGGCCAGTTGTTCTTTTACCTGATCATAATTTTCTGCAAAATTTATTTTAAGTTTTGGGAAAGCGGACTCTAGCACTAAAGCAGTTCCTGCTCTTACTACATAGTGGTCATCAGCGATTAAGATTCTTTCATTCATATAAATTGACTTTAATAAGAGTTATTTCAACGATAGTTCATGGGGTAAGGTTGGATCTAAAATTCATTTTGGCAGATGATGATCATATGCAGCCTTCAGACCTATCCTTTCATAAAAAGGGTTTTTAAGCTCTGGATTGTTAAATAGGCTCAGAGAGTCATTAATCTTTTTTGTAGATATTCCCGTTCCTTTATCGGCGGTTATTATAGTTAGTTTTTGATTATTTTTTATGATATTAAGTGCGGTCATTCTGTCACATTTAGTTTTCACGGTATTGTCTGGAATTGCATGACGTACAAAAGACAAAATACCTTCATTAATGTTATTGAATACACCACTTTTGGACATATCAGTAAAGGATGTCATTCTTTCTCTTGCAATTTCGGTAAAATTACAGGTAAAGGCATGACAATTACAGACAAAGGTCTTTTTGCGGCTTTGCAGAATCCCTTTGTCAATAGTATATCCTATGGAAATATAATGCAGATTGTAAATGTTCGGAAACAGACTTACAAAAAGCAATGTCCAGGCTTTCATCAATACATATATGATCTATGCTTTCCGCTTGATTAGTGCGGAAATTTATTAATAATAGTCATTGTACAAGCCGAAGTTTTTTTAGTGTTTGGAATAATTGGGTACAATTTTTTTTCATTACATATTTCTACGTTTTGTGTCTTGTAGTTAAAGTGATTTTATCCAAGCTGTAAAAATAGCGATTTTATGTACATAAATTATCATAATGCGAAATATTTGATGCGAATTTTATCTGCAGAAATAATGATTACGAATGTCATTTTTTGTAAGAAAACTTCTATGTTTAGTGAAATTTTATTCTACAGCTTTTGTTTCGGTATCATTTTGAGGAGCCTTACCTTTGAGCCGTAATTTTGGATAAATTAATGATCTTATTATTAAGTATAAACGGTCAGCAGATGAATTCTAAAAACACAGATGCAGAGGCTGAATGATTTGTTCCCACATTTGATTTTAGCCTTTGACAGAAATAATTACTTATTCAAATAAAAACCTCCCTAAAAAAGGGAGGTGAATAAAAATTGACTGTATATTGAATAAAAACTCAATCGCTACTTGTTGGTTTCAAGCCATTTTAGCCTGCGTTGGTCAGGAAGGTGCTTTACTTTAAAGCCTTCAAAAACTGCAGTAAAGCCGTTTCCATCCGGGCATGCGGCCATCAAACCTACCATTACCGGAGTATTGTCCTGAAGATAGGCATTGCGCATCATCGTGTAATTTTTATCATCAAAAGAATAAAATACTTCCACAGCATCAAGCCTCCGTACTGCTTTTATCCAGACGGCAGACGGTATTTTGTCTAGGGTAATGACGCTCCAGTCGCTTGTCCCGTGGGTAACGACGGTGCTGAGGTTATACTTTCCATCCACGAATTCGATGCCGGCCTTTATATAATTCTCTTTGTCCGTTCTCAGCATCAATCCCATTTGGTCAAATCGGGCTTTGTAGTTTCCGCTGATCTTTACTTTCGCCTCAAATTCTCCCCCATAGGTTGTGTAATAAAAAGGAGCATCATCTACGGTGAAACCATAATGGGAAATTCTCCAGTAATCACTTTGTGGAGTCACAAACATGGATAAACTGTTATTTTTGATCTCCCATTTCTCAGGTTCATTGAACCAGTTCATCTTTTCCAATGTTTGTGCAAAGCTCTTCTGCATCAGGAAAAGAGTACAAAAACTTAAAACCAATCTCTTCATTCTCTTAGCTGGGCGTAAATTATTATTTTAGCAAAAGTATAATTAAACCCATATTCCGCCAATACTGATAAATAACCATTTATGGAAATCATAGAAAAACTGAACAGCAGACTCCTGGACAAAACGGCCGAAAAATGCCAGCTGGATCTGGAGGTGTATAAACAGAGAGCATTGGTGTATACGCAGATGGAAGGTGCTATATCAGTCTTAAGCGATATGCAGGCTGATAAAAGCTATGTGTACAAATCTAAAGCGGCACTGGAATTAGGACTGAATATGGAAGAAAGTTCAACGGTGATCGACTCTATCTGGGAAGAAGAGATTATTAAAAAGATACATCCGGACGACCGGCTCAAAAAATACATCCATGAGCTCAGGTTTCATGAACTGATGGATTCTCTGGATGCAGAAGTCCGGGCAGACTATTCTGTGCTCTCAAAGATCAGGATGAAAGATAAAGATAACGAGTACAGGCTGGTAAAACACCGTATGTTTTATATGTATTCTCCCAATAACGGAAAGCTGAGATTTGCACTCTGTCTTTACAATATTGCACTGGATCAGACACTTCCTTCGGTTTCGGATTTTATGATCATCAATACAACCAAGGGGGAGGTTATCGTGAAAGACAAGCTGGATTATCAAAATATTCTTTCCAGAAGAGAACTGGAAGTATTGAAGTACGTGGGTGAGGGCTATGCCAGCAAACAAATAGCCGGACTTCTTTCCATAAGCATCAATACGGTAAGCAGACACCGTCAAAATATTCTTGAAAAACTGAAAGTGAAGAATTCCGTACAGGCATTTAAAGATAGTTTTTATTAGATAGAAGTTGGGTTTTTATGACAAATCCGAAAAGCTCACCATGTTTTTTTTATTCTTATCTTTAATTTTATAGATTAAATTTTTTCTATAAACAAATGATGATAACGTAATGAAAAGAAGTGAAGAGATCACCATTCAGTATTTTGATTTTCTTGAAAAGCATATTCAGGATGTGCTTTCCGGAACCGTTCCGGAATTTATGGAACTGAATGAAATAGCCAGGCAGCTTGCTGTATCCCACAAGCACCTTACAGATACTGTAAAAAAAGAGAAAGGGCAGCATCCCTGTTATTTTTATGATGAGAAAATCATCCGTGAAGCCAAAGTGATGATTAAAGATTCAGACCAGTCAATCGCAGAGATTGCGAGAGTATTTACCTATGATCCGTCCAATTTTTCCAAATTCTTTAAAAAAATAACAGGGATTACGCCGGGAGAGTTCAGAAAGAGTAACAAAGTAAAATGACAAAAATCCTACTGGAATTTTTACATAAACAAAATAAAAATAGAGAATAAAAGTCTTTTTAAAGAAGTTGAGTTCCCGTAAATTTTTACCCTGAAATAGATGAGTAAAAAATAATATTTTAGAAATGAGGCAATTGTGAAAGCATTTGTCTTTTTTTTGTGATTTGTTTATGAATAGTGATTTATTGTTGTCTTTTTTTTGTTAAATTTAGGTTCACTAAAAAACTAATTAACTCTTAAAACTTACAATAGGTCCAATGATAAGATAAAGTAATTTGATTGTCAGATCATAAGGTAAAATATCTTATTTGATGTATAATATTTAATATAAGACATAAATTTTACAAGCTTTAAATAATTATATATTTGTTTCTTCAAACAACTAACATTAACAACTAACAACATTAAGGATGAGTATCGATTTTACAACAGCAACTTTTAAAGATTTTGAGAATATTCCGGATTATGATATTCTTCAAAGAGCAGAAATCTTTAGCGATTTTCTAGATTACATGAAATCTAACGGGCGTTTACACTACAGACTGAAAAACACTTCGGGAACCAATGCAACATTGAATGTGAAAATTGCAGAACAAAGCAGAGAATACGTAAGTTTTGTATCCAGCGATTATTTAGGATTTACACAGCATCCGAAAGTAAAACAGGCGGCTATTGAAGGGATAGAAAAATATGGAACAGGCACAGGAGCCACACCGCTTATCGGAGGATATTTTGACTATCATGACAGATTAGAGAAAAGAATTGCAGAATTCTTTGGAAGACACGGTGATGAGGCGGTGGTTTTTACGACCGGATATACGGCAAACAGTGCAATGCTTCAGTGTCTGATGAAACAGGAAGATCTGGCTATTTTAGACATGGCAGTTCATGCCAGCGTACACGAAGGATGTGCTTATACCAATAAAAAAACGTTTCAACACAATAATTTGGAACATTTGGAACACATTTTGAAGACATCAGAGAATCAGTACCGTACGAAACTCGTTGTAATCGATGGTGTGTATTCCCAGGATGGGGATATTTCGCACACCAGAGAGATCTATGACCTTGTTAAGAAATATAATGCTTTCCTAATGGTGGACGATGTCCATGGTATAGGAGTATTGGGAGAAAGGGGGAGAGGAACCTTGGAGCAGACAGAATTGCTTAACAAAGTGGACATTATGACAGGAACTTTCAGTAAAACCTTTGGGAATCTGGGAGGATACGTTATTGCAGATAAAAAAATCGCAACTTTCCTTAAATTCCAGTCACGTCAACAGATTTTTTCAGCTACAGCGCCACCTTCTTCAGCAGGGGTGATTAAAGCTATTGATTTAATAGATGAAGAACCAATCTGGAGAGAAAAACTTTGGAATAATATCAACTATTTCAAAAAAGGGCTTGATGATCTTGGACTTGACACGGGAATTACCTGTTCAGCCATTGTTCCTGTGAAAATTGGAGATCCTCATATAACAGGTGACGTAGGAAGATTACTGATGGAAAACGGAATTTATACAAACCCTATCATATATCCGGCTGTATCCAGAAAAGATGCACGTATCAGGATGAGTGTTACGGCCAGACATGAGAAGGAGCATTTGGATAAAACTTTAAATATATTTGAAGATATCAATACAAAATTGCATATTGCAAAAAAATAATAAATTATGCCCAGAAAAGTAGTGCAAGGTCCCATCAGGGATAAAGAAAAAACCAAACAAAAACTGCTCGCCGCAGTAGGTAAAATCCTTAGAGTAAAAGGTTATTCAGGATTAAAAGTAAGCAAGATTGCAGCGGTAGCCGGTTTTGATAAAAAACTTATCTACGAATATTTCGGTAGTACGGATAAGTTGATCGATGAATATATCAGATCTCAGGACTATTGGAGCAGAATAAACCAGGATTCAGTAGAAGTAGATCTTTCAGACGGAGGAAAAGAACTCTGTAAGAAAGCGGTGCTTAATCAGTTCGAAAGCTTTAAGAAAAACAAAGAACTTCAGAAGATTATTCTTTGGGAACTTTCTGAAAGCAAGCCAATCCTTAGAAAATTGGTAGAGCAGAGAGAAGAAGCCGGAGAAGTTCTGTTTGAGAATATTATCGATCCTTATTTTGGTGACCAGGCATTAAGAACAAGGGCAATTATGGCTTTGCTTGTTTCAGGAGCTTATTATCTTAATCTTTATACAGGATACAATGCCAGCAAATTTTGCGGGGTGGATCTGAAAAGCGAAGAAGGAAGAAAAGCTATTGAAGAAGCTATTGTAGAGCTAATTGACTTATCTTATGTAAAAAAATAATGATTAAAAGTTTTCTTATTTTACCGAAAATAAATTTTTGTTGATAATTTGAAAACTTTTAATTTTCAGATTAAAACTATATTTCTTATTTTTGACCAATGGAAAATTTTATCGTATCTGCAAGAAAATATCGCCCCCAGCAGTTTGACACTGTAGTCGGGCAATCTCATATTACGGATACGCTGGAACACGCAATTGGAGAAAATCAGCTGGCTCAGGCCTTACTTTTCTGCGGTCCCAGAGGTGTAGGTAAAACTACATGTGCCAGAATTCTGGCCAGAAAGATCAACGAAAAGGATGGCTCGGTGTCAGAAGACGGCTTCGCCTACAACATCTATGAACTGGATGCGGCGTCCAACAATTCCGTGGATGATATCAGGGAACTGATAGATCAGGTCCGCTTTGCGCCTCAGGTAGGTAAATATAAAGTATATATTATCGATGAGGTGCACATGCTGTCTTCGGCAGCTTTCAATGCTTTCCTGAAAACATTGGAAGAACCGCCTGCCCATGCTATCTTTATTTTGGCAACTACAGAGAAGCATAAAATCATTCCTACCATATTATCCAGATGTCAGATCTATGATTTCAAGAGAATCACCATTGAAGATATTCAGGGACATTTAAAAGGAATTGCTCAAAAGGAGAGTATTCAATATGAAGATGATGCTCTGTACCTGATTGCCCAGAAGGCAGATGGTGCCTTAAGAGACGCACTTTCCATTTTTGACAGGCTTTCTACCTTTTCCCAGAAAAATATTACTCTGGCCAAAGCAGCAGAAGTCCTGAATATTCTGGATTATGATCAATATCTTAATATAGTAGACCTGGCCAAAGAAAACAAGATTCCTGAAGTACTTTTTGCTTTTAATGAAATTGTTAAAAAAGGCTTTGATCCCCATATCTTTATCGCAGGCCTAGGAAATCATTTCAGAGACCTGATGATGGCCCAGAATGCCCGGACCATAGAACTTATTGAGGTCGGGGAAAGGACCAAAGTAAAATTTGTTGAGCAAAGCCAGAAATGGAATGCCCAGCAACTGATTGACGCCGTCGAGATCTGCAACCATGCGGATATCAATTATAAGAACTCCAAGAACCCACGACTTACAGTAGAAATTGCATTGATGCAGCTGTCTTCCCTGACAGCTAATTTAGGCGATACTAAAAAAAAAAATTCTTAATACTAGCTCCGTTTCTCAGTGAAAAACAGGAAGTGAAGATTCCTGTAAAAGCGCCGGAGAAGAAAGACGTAAAAGAAGAACAGCCAGCCCAGACTGAAATCATTCAGGAAGCTGCTGTAAAAACTACAAAACCTCTGTCAAGACAAGGCGTATCTTCAGGTTTTAGCATCAATTCTTTTCTGAATAAAGAAGAGAAAGGAGCGACAGAAGAAACTACGATAGCTGTAAAAACAGAAAATCTTCCCAAAAACCATTTTACGGAAACAGACCTGCAGATGGAATGGAAACTTATGCTGAAGCAACTGCAGACCAGAAGTAGTTTTATCTTTAATGCGGTGAAAGCATTTAAACTCCTCAAATCCGGGGAGAATACCATCAAAGTTTTATATCCTTCAGATTCTGCCAAAGTAGAATTTGATAAAATCGCCGGAGAATTTTTTAATCATTTCAAAACAAAGGTTCATAACCATGCTATTGAAATAGATTACCAGCGGGACTTCGATAATCTCAAAATCGAGGTGGTTACCAAAAGAAAAATATTCGAAAAATTTATCGAGAAAAACCCACTATTGAAAGATCTTGACGATTTAATGAAGTTTGATTTGACATAACTTATTTTGTATTTATCACAATTTTTTTTTGTCAGAGTAAGTTTTTTTATATCTTTGTCAAAGATTTTTGCAAAAAATAACTTTTTGACAAAAACAAATTAGATTTAAAAGCTAAACAAACAGAAGTTTCAGAACTCAAGTGGAAAAATTATTACTCCCATATCTGTCTCATTTTGCACCCGCTAATTATTTTAGCGGTTATTTTAGTTTTTCTGCTTTCTATTATAGAAATTTCAGAACGTATTATCGATTTTATTGGTACTGCTAACTGAATTTCTTTCCAAAAAATACAGGAGAATTAAAGTCCTTTTATTTTCCTGATTCCTTTAAAAACCCTTTGAACGGCATTTTTTGAAAAGATTTATAAAGTAAATTTTATAATGAAAGGACTATTGCTGTTAATTTTAAAAATATAAAAACAATAAATTTAAGAATATGAATTTAATAGATGTAAAAAACGAGTGGATCAATGAGCTTTCACAGCCATTAATGATCGCAGGACCATGTAGTGCGGAAAGTGAAGCTCAGATGCTTGAAACTGCAAGAAGAATAAGAGAAACCAACGCTCAGGTATCTATTTTCCGTGCAGGAATCTGGAAACCGCGTACCAAACCTAATGGTTTTGAAGGAGTAGGAGTAATCGGTCTGAACTGGTTGAAAAAAGTAAAAGAAGAGTACGGATTCAAGACAGCTACGGAAGTAGCGAATGCTCACCACGTATTTGCAGCTTTAGAAGCAGATGTAGATGTTCTTTGGATTGGAGCACGTTCTACGGTAAACCCGTTTACGGTTCAGGAAATTGCAATGGCTTTAAGAGGAACAGATAAGCCTGTATTCGTGAAAAACCCTGTAAACCCGGATCTTGCTTTATGGATTGGTGCTTTAGAAAGGCTTTTAGGACAGGATATTAAAAATCTGGGTGTAATTCACAGAGGGTTTTCAACATACCAGAAAACAAAATACAGAAATAACCCGAACTGGCAGATTGCCCTTGATTTCAAAAGCCAGTTTCCAAATATTCCTATGCTGATAGACCCTTCGCACATCTGCGGAAACAGAACAGGTCTTGCAGATATTACTCAGGAAGCACTCAACGTAGGGTACCAGGGAGCAATCATTGAAACGCACTCTAATCCTGATGAAGCCTGGAGCGATGCTTCACAGCAAATTACCCCTGAAGTATTGGCAGAACTGATCGGAAACTTAAAAGTAAGAAACTCAGGTCTTGCAGGTTTTGATAATGAAATGGGAAGACACAGAACCCTGATCTCTGATCTGGATTTCCAATTGATCGAACTTCTTTCTCAAAGAATGAAAATCTCAGAAAAAATTGGGAAACTTAAAAAAGAGAACGATATTGCGATCTTCCAGCCGGAAAGATGGAAAGTAATCACAGAATACGCAACACAGAAAGCTAAGGAAACAGGAATGTCTCAGGAATTTATTGAGAAAGTTTTCAAAGCAATTCACGAAGAATCTATTGAAGTACAGAACAGTATTATGATCGATAGACAATAAGTGAAAGATAATAAGTAATAGGGCTTAGGAAATAGGGAAGAGTTTACTCAGACCCCCAAATCCTAAGCCCTAATTGCGTATATTTGTAGCCAATTATCATATGAAAGGAAAAATCATTAAATCTACAGGCAGCTGGTACCAGGTCATGGAATTCGGAACAGATACAGTTTTCGAGGCCAGAATCAGGGGTAAATTCAAACTCATCAAGACAAGACTCACCAATCCGCTTGCTGTAGGAGATTTTGTGGAATTTCAGTTAGAGCAGGATGATGTCGCATGGATCACTAAAATTGAGCCCCGTACGAATTACCTGATCAGAAAATCCGTCAACCTTTCAAAAGAAGCCCATATCATTGCGTCCAACATCGATCTCGCCTGTTTTATCTTTACATTGAAACATCCGGAAACTTCACTCGGATTCCTGGATCGGTTCCTGGCATGCTGTGAAGCTTACAATATTACCCCCTTAATTTTATTCAATAAAATTGACGTTCTGAACGAAGAGGAAATAGAGCTGGTGAAGGATATAGAATTCCTGTATCAGGAAATAGGCTATGATACTTTGGAAATTTCATCCTATTCTAAACTGAATTTTGATCAGCTTGAAGAACTTCTCAAAGATAAAACCTCAGTGTTTTTCGGACACTCAGGATGCGGAAAATCTACATTGGTTAATGCATTGCAGCCAGGATTAAATTTAAAAACTTCAGAAATTTCAGATTCTCACCTGAAAGGAAAACATACCACAACCTTTGCTCAGATGCACTTCTGGGATTTTGGCGGTAATGTTATTGATACACCCGGCGTACGTGAATTTGCCATGATAGACATTGAAAAAGAAGAAGTACAGCATTATTTCCCTGAGATATTCAAAAAAAGAAAAGAATGCAAGTTTCACAACTGTCTTCATATCAATGAACCTAAGTGTGCCGTTCTCACTTCCCTTGAAACCGGAGAAATTCAGTATTCCCGCTATGCGAACTATATAAAATTGATGGAAGAGGCTGAAGAAGCTGCCCAGAAATAGAAATATACCCGTTTTAAAATCAGATTTATTGTAAACGTACAAAAAATGTCTGCAGGCACATAAGATGTTCTGTAGGATATCGCTGTTTTAAATTAAATAAGATGTACGATTTAAACTTTGCTCATGATTTAATTTTTTATTTCATGGTCGACCTTGTTTTTAAAACGGCTCATTTTTCTAATAACTCCACTTTTTGTCTTCAATATTCTTACCCAATTTGACTTTTATTTCAAATTTCTATTCTGTTCAAAAGAAAGATGAAAATAATATTAAAAAATTAATATTATTTCATTGATTGAATTAGAAGCAATAATGTATTAATATGGTTTTAATCGGTTTTTAAAATTGTCAAATCCGCAACATATTGTTCAATTTTATGCAAATAAAAACCCAGCCGAAGCTGGGTAAAAACTAATAACCATGAAAACTCAAATTAAACATGAGAATCGTAATATAATTAACAATTACTGTGCCAAACTTTTTTCTCCGTTTCTTAATAAAAGTTATTTTTATGTTAAAAAAAAATTAAAATAAAAATCAAAGATATTTTTTGTAATTTTGCGGCATTAAAAAAATATACATTTATGTCTAACATTACATTCACTATGATTAAGCCTGATGCAGTAGCAGACGGACATATCGGTGCTATATTAGGGAAGATCGCAGAAGGAGGTTTTAAGATCAAAGCTTTAAAATTAACTCAGCTTACTGTAGCTGATGCTAAAAAATTCTATGAAGTTCACGCTGAAAGACCATTTTACGGTGAGTTAGTAGAATTCATGAGCTCAGGTCCTATCGTAGCTGCAGTTTTAGAAAAAGACAATGCAGTAGAAGACTTCAGAACATTAATCGGTTCTACTAATCCTGCAGATGCTGCAGAAGGGACAATCAGAAAAATGTTTGCAAGAAGCATTGGAGAAAATGCAGTTCACGGTTCAGATTCTGACGAGAACGCTCTTATCGAGGCTCAATTCCATTTTTCAGGAAGAGAGATTTTCTAAGAAAACAACCTCAAAAAATATAAAATCCAGAGAATTTCTCTGGATTTTTTTTATGCCAAAATGTCAGGAAGTGCCTGATTATAAATTGTTTTCGATTGCGCTTACCTTTTCTCTGTAAAGTTCTAAAGGCTTGTCAAGCAGTATGGCAACGACAGTCATATTTTTGTCAAGCTTTTCTTTTGGAACATCAATGTATACAATTCCCGGGGTATCACTCCAGTAAAGTTTATTGTATACTTTATGACTGATAATAGACCCTTCACCTACAATACGGATTCTTGCAATTCCATTTTTTATTCCTTTCAATGCTACAGGACCGGTAGGAATTCCTTCTACAAAAAGATAAACCGTCTGTCTGTCTTTGGAAAGTGCACTCATCCCCGCGTAATGTCCTTCAGGTAAACCTTTTCCTGTATCATAAAGTGCTTCGGCATGTTTGCTGATCCATTGCAGAGTTTCAGGGTTTGTTTTTGATGTGTGTTGAATCTTTATTTCCTGTCCATCATCTGTAAGTCCTGAATGATAGAAAAGCGCATTGCCATTATGCATATTCTCTGCAATATCATACGCTGCCATTTTAGGGCTTTTATTTTCAAGGATTTCAGTAAGAGCAGAGGAGTCTTTGTCAGAATTTTTAAGCAAAACAGGAGGTTCTTTGAATGTCATCTTTACCGTAGTAACATCCTGGTCGAATTTCACATCAGACAGATCAATGGTCATTGTATTGTTTTGATTAAAACTGAAATTCAATTGGCTGTTTTCTTCACCTACAATTTTCACAGCATCCGGTTTGCTGGCGAGACCGTAAATCTTTACAAAATCTTTTTGCTCTTCCAGATAAAGAAATATTGATTGTTTTGTTTCTGAAACAGACGATTTTCCTTTGTAGTTTTCAAATGGTATTCCATGAGAAGTACCATAAATAGCTTCTTTGTTTTTTGATGTCCATCTTCCCAGATTTTTTAAGACTTGAATTTGTTTTTCAGGAATTGTCCCGTCGGCTTTAGGTCCGATATTAAGAAGAAGGTTTCCTCCCATGCTGATGACGTCTGTCAGCGTTCTGACCATCATATTGGGCGTTTTATAATGATCATCATAAGGTTGGTATCCCCAGGAATTATTCATGGTATAGCAAAGTTCCCAATATTCATTCTGTGGTCTTACAACAGGAATTCCCTGCTCAGGAGTGTCATAGTCACCGTGGTCATTAAGTCTTGAATTGATGATGATATCCGGGTTTTTCTTTTTGAGAATACTTAAAGTCTGTGGAGCATTCCATTCTGCTGAACTGTGTTCCCAATCGCCGTCAAACCACAAAAGATCCGGATTGTATTGTGAGGAAAGTTCACTTAGCTGGGCTTGATAATAATGAACGAATTGTTGCCATCGTTTCGGATCATTTTTAATCTCATACCGTTTTTTTGTGCGGGTATTGATATCGTAATAAGGGTGGCTCCAGTCAGGAAGAGAAAAATAGAGTCCGGTTTTAAGGCCTGATTTTTTCAGACTGTTGATGAAAGGAGTCAGAACATCCTTTTTAGCCAGAGAATGAGCGGGAATCGTGATTGCTTTTTCTGCTTTTGAATTCCATAGTGAAATACCGTCATGATGTTTAGTGGTAATTACTGCGTATTGGGCGCCGGATTCTTTGATAAGTTTAGCCCATTCGTCTGGTTTATATTGTGAAGCTGAAAACCCATCCAGTTGCTTCATATAATTTTCATGATTGATGTAGTTGTTGAAGAAGGACCATGATTCAGAGATTCCATCTACAGAATAAATTCCCCAGTGAATGAAAATACCTAGTTTGGCATTTTTAAACCATTCCATTTTTCTATTGTCTAAAGGCTTTGTCTGAGCATTAATG includes:
- the rsgA gene encoding ribosome small subunit-dependent GTPase A, translated to MKGKIIKSTGSWYQVMEFGTDTVFEARIRGKFKLIKTRLTNPLAVGDFVEFQLEQDDVAWITKIEPRTNYLIRKSVNLSKEAHIIASNIDLACFIFTLKHPETSLGFLDRFLACCEAYNITPLILFNKIDVLNEEEIELVKDIEFLYQEIGYDTLEISSYSKLNFDQLEELLKDKTSVFFGHSGCGKSTLVNALQPGLNLKTSEISDSHLKGKHTTTFAQMHFWDFGGNVIDTPGVREFAMIDIEKEEVQHYFPEIFKKRKECKFHNCLHINEPKCAVLTSLETGEIQYSRYANYIKLMEEAEEAAQK
- a CDS encoding helix-turn-helix transcriptional regulator, whose translation is MEIIEKLNSRLLDKTAEKCQLDLEVYKQRALVYTQMEGAISVLSDMQADKSYVYKSKAALELGLNMEESSTVIDSIWEEEIIKKIHPDDRLKKYIHELRFHELMDSLDAEVRADYSVLSKIRMKDKDNEYRLVKHRMFYMYSPNNGKLRFALCLYNIALDQTLPSVSDFMIINTTKGEVIVKDKLDYQNILSRRELEVLKYVGEGYASKQIAGLLSISINTVSRHRQNILEKLKVKNSVQAFKDSFY
- a CDS encoding chorismate mutase: MNLIDVKNEWINELSQPLMIAGPCSAESEAQMLETARRIRETNAQVSIFRAGIWKPRTKPNGFEGVGVIGLNWLKKVKEEYGFKTATEVANAHHVFAALEADVDVLWIGARSTVNPFTVQEIAMALRGTDKPVFVKNPVNPDLALWIGALERLLGQDIKNLGVIHRGFSTYQKTKYRNNPNWQIALDFKSQFPNIPMLIDPSHICGNRTGLADITQEALNVGYQGAIIETHSNPDEAWSDASQQITPEVLAELIGNLKVRNSGLAGFDNEMGRHRTLISDLDFQLIELLSQRMKISEKIGKLKKENDIAIFQPERWKVITEYATQKAKETGMSQEFIEKVFKAIHEESIEVQNSIMIDRQ
- a CDS encoding TetR/AcrR family transcriptional regulator, which gives rise to MPRKVVQGPIRDKEKTKQKLLAAVGKILRVKGYSGLKVSKIAAVAGFDKKLIYEYFGSTDKLIDEYIRSQDYWSRINQDSVEVDLSDGGKELCKKAVLNQFESFKKNKELQKIILWELSESKPILRKLVEQREEAGEVLFENIIDPYFGDQALRTRAIMALLVSGAYYLNLYTGYNASKFCGVDLKSEEGRKAIEEAIVELIDLSYVKK
- a CDS encoding aminotransferase class I/II-fold pyridoxal phosphate-dependent enzyme encodes the protein MSIDFTTATFKDFENIPDYDILQRAEIFSDFLDYMKSNGRLHYRLKNTSGTNATLNVKIAEQSREYVSFVSSDYLGFTQHPKVKQAAIEGIEKYGTGTGATPLIGGYFDYHDRLEKRIAEFFGRHGDEAVVFTTGYTANSAMLQCLMKQEDLAILDMAVHASVHEGCAYTNKKTFQHNNLEHLEHILKTSENQYRTKLVVIDGVYSQDGDISHTREIYDLVKKYNAFLMVDDVHGIGVLGERGRGTLEQTELLNKVDIMTGTFSKTFGNLGGYVIADKKIATFLKFQSRQQIFSATAPPSSAGVIKAIDLIDEEPIWREKLWNNINYFKKGLDDLGLDTGITCSAIVPVKIGDPHITGDVGRLLMENGIYTNPIIYPAVSRKDARIRMSVTARHEKEHLDKTLNIFEDINTKLHIAKK
- a CDS encoding helix-turn-helix domain-containing protein yields the protein MKRSEEITIQYFDFLEKHIQDVLSGTVPEFMELNEIARQLAVSHKHLTDTVKKEKGQHPCYFYDEKIIREAKVMIKDSDQSIAEIARVFTYDPSNFSKFFKKITGITPGEFRKSNKVK
- the dnaX gene encoding DNA polymerase III subunit gamma/tau, whose translation is MENFIVSARKYRPQQFDTVVGQSHITDTLEHAIGENQLAQALLFCGPRGVGKTTCARILARKINEKDGSVSEDGFAYNIYELDAASNNSVDDIRELIDQVRFAPQVGKYKVYIIDEVHMLSSAAFNAFLKTLEEPPAHAIFILATTEKHKIIPTILSRCQIYDFKRITIEDIQGHLKGIAQKESIQYEDDALYLIAQKADGALRDALSIFDRLSTFSQKNITLAKAAEVLNILDYDQYLNIVDLAKENKIPEVLFAFNEIVKKGFDPHIFIAGLGNHFRDLMMAQNARTIELIEVGERTKVKFVEQSQKWNAQQLIDAVEICNHADINYKNSKNPRLTVEIALMQLSSLTANLGDTKKKNS
- a CDS encoding nucleoside-diphosphate kinase, encoding MSNITFTMIKPDAVADGHIGAILGKIAEGGFKIKALKLTQLTVADAKKFYEVHAERPFYGELVEFMSSGPIVAAVLEKDNAVEDFRTLIGSTNPADAAEGTIRKMFARSIGENAVHGSDSDENALIEAQFHFSGREIF
- a CDS encoding DUF1349 domain-containing protein, encoding MKRLVLSFCTLFLMQKSFAQTLEKMNWFNEPEKWEIKNNSLSMFVTPQSDYWRISHYGFTVDDAPFYYTTYGGEFEAKVKISGNYKARFDQMGLMLRTDKENYIKAGIEFVDGKYNLSTVVTHGTSDWSVITLDKIPSAVWIKAVRRLDAVEVFYSFDDKNYTMMRNAYLQDNTPVMVGLMAACPDGNGFTAVFEGFKVKHLPDQRRLKWLETNK